GATACTTTCCTTTATGTTCGATTGTTCCATGATTTTAGTACCAGAAAAATTTACCTGATTCATATCACTTGATAATTGCAACTCCATTAGTACAACAAATTAAAAAATCTAAAGGATTAGGGTATCATGgacaaaccaaaaaaatatacATGTAGAGTAAGAAGGCTTTTACATGCAATCCTGTTAAAGGGCGCGGGTGGTTCCATTAGAGGGGAGGCAAGGGTGATAGCAATGTCCCTATTattggttagggggtgtcctaTGGGGGTTattaattgactagattacccttttcacctcaaATGGACTAATTTACCCTTGCTTTTTTGGTTGAAAAGACTGAATTGTCCTTCCCCATTATTAAcccaattgaaattgaaaatcaaaatatattttttttcgactttacttcatcttctcttctcctcctctccaccaccattaaaactgatttttcatcgtcctcttcgattaatcggcgagttgaaaaattgataatcgttgatttgaaactatattagagatgccaaagaagaaggttgacgaagattgtagccgttctaatgaaccaaatcctccattaggtcaagaacatcaatttgaaactcctcaaccgtcaaaatcaaccacaatgaCCTTTATGAGGTATGTTTcaaaaaacccagttagggtttagtttattgtgttgatttagttagttttgtatcaaaaaattagggttttagatcgaAATTGAAACCGAAAATTGTGTATTGTATGTGAGTTACGATTGATAATTACTCCAATTTCAACCGTAACTATGGTATTTGTTGATGATACGGTTCGTAATAACTGAAATACCAATTGTAAGTTCTTGATTTAAGAAAAATTGTtcagttacgttttttttttttgcaaccgtaagtggcttacggttggtctcgtgtCTTCAGTTACGAACCGTACATTGTTCTGTAACTTTCATTTGGTTTCTACGATTTGTAATTCTATCAATGTTATGAACCGTATATTAGTTACGACTTGTAACTGAACATCCATTACCAACCATAGAACATCCTGTATGTTAGGATTTGGCCAGAGAAAACTTAcggttgaaaactaaaataaaatatcaaCCTTAGTGTAGTTATGGTTGATCTCGATACATAAGTTACCAACCGTATCGTTGGTACGGTTGATATCGATTCACTATTTACCAACCGTATGAGTGGTACGGTTGGTCTTTGTTCATTGGTTACAAAGCGTAACTATGCAGGCTccctattttgttttgttttttgttgtctatattatttgttttacccttagtaaatcaatcgattgtaatgcttgtgtaggaagaaaaagagagtaaatgacttaaccccgattgatcatacgtccacccctcgcggtgacaagcatttaggggttaataatagaggtatccacaagaatgagaagaagatgaagaataagtttgaaattaagttgAGGGAACAACCTGTGGCTGAATCTGGAGTTGAGTTAGAAGGAGTGAAACATAATGATCAAGAAGAGGTCGGAGTCGAAACTAACCGTGAAGGCAACGAAAATGAAATTGTGGAGGAAGAAActaataatgatgaagatgaagaagaatctaAAGAAACCGATGATGATGTgggggaggaagaggaagaaaatgatgaagaggagaaagatgaagaaaatgatgaagaggaggccgatgaagaaaatgatgaagaaaaggaagatgaagaaaatgatgaagaggtagaaaaTGCCAAGGGAAAAGAGGTAGTTGTATCTGCACCtccaaggaaaaagaaagaaaagaagcctATAAAGGAGCCCGCACCGAAAGGGatgcatattcctaaaggcaAAGATTTGTTGTTGCCAgcaaagaagaataaaagaccttgGGGCGAGGCCCCAGATAAGTCTTCAATCTTGTTTGGTTACACCGGTTCCTGGTCCGCAAAAGTCTGTCAAACAAGGGTATGTGTTTTgttacttttcttaaaacattcattattttgatacattttgtttgtttatttaagttcaccataatatgcatatatttttgtatatttgttttcttaGGACCACACAAGACGCGGTAAATTGCTCAAGCGTCAAAGGGGTAAATATTGGCCATTAAGTAAAGAATGTGCTTCGCTTCGCAATCTAGTGGTTAGTACAGGACTAGGGCCTGGAATTCTTCATTTGCAATCGGGGTATGATAGTGTTGTGGTCTCTGCCTTCAGGGAAAGATATTGGGTTGAAACCGATACGTTTCATCTTCCATTTGAAGACATGACAATAACACCGGACGATGTGAATCAAATTACTGACCTTGAAGTTGAAGGAAAATCTGTGTTTGAAGGTTTCGACAACAACATGTCTTGGACTGACCTTTATATCCTTGTTCAGGAAACACTTGGGTGGGGGAAAGATGAAACTGAGATGGAGTTTCAGTTGGCTGGTGGTTATGACCCTGTTGAACCACATAAACCCAAAATCATCAAAAAGCTATTGTTGAAGAATCTGAGGAATAAGTTTGAAGGAACATCAGCAAAGGAAAGGGCAAGTCAGGTGATGGATGAAACAACAGTTAGGCGTACATCCATAGCgtatttgttgtattctcttgggACCGTATTCTTTCCCGATAACTCGGGAAATAGGGTCAATGTTCATTACCTACAAATGTTGAAGAATTTGGACAACATCAAAAACTATTCGTGGGCCACCTCAACCTTTGCATATTTACTTGACATCCCAAGAAAGGCCTCTAGGGTTGGAGCTACTGAAATTGCCGGGAATATTGCGCTTTTAATGGtaagtttggttacatttttctttgtttgttatatttttagtcaTGTGTCAATTTTTTatacttaatttattttttaggcATGGGTTTATGACCACTTTCCAAGCCTGAGACCTCCTACTGAGTGGGAAGAACATGATTATGGCCCTACGGGAAAGAAGTTCAAGTTCACTGGCAGACAACTAAGGAACAAAGAGGAGAAGCTCATTCAAATGAGGAAGAAAATAGATGTTTTCACTGttgaagatgttatctttgaccTTATTTGAGGATTGAAAATGGAGTTGATGTTCGTAGGTTCATAGAGACCGCAGGTTACAATGGACCATTGTATCATCCCACAGGTTACGTTATGACCAATCCTCGTCGAACTCTACGCCAAATTTCTCATATTCAACAAAGGGTTGtaaaggaaaacttcaaattatccaagGGAGGATCCGAGACAAAAGGCCCCACCATTGTGCTCAACTACAGGCCAACTCCAACGGTTGATGCTTGGAACAACCTCCATGAAGAAAGATACCAACTCGCAGCGGGAGAGGCAATTCCTTGTAACAACATGAAAGAAGCCACTGCTGATTACATGGGTTGGTATTCTCATTTTGGTCATCCATATGTGATCAATAATGATCTGGAAGCCCAGCCATATATTCAAGAGGCATGGCTCAAAGGAAGGCGGTTGACGAGACTAAAGAGAAAAAAGGTCTATTTGGTTTGACTTGGAAGAAGCTATATTTCATGTCGGTACGTAATTTTCTATCCTCATGACTTCGGATTTTAAGATTAATGATTATTATGAAATAATCTCTTAACACTCTTTTTGATATGTGAATAGAAAGAGCGAGGACAAGCTTTGGCAAATAACATGACTTCATGCATCCGTCGTAATGGTGTGCTTAAAGCTCGTGAACAAAAGATCTTGCAAGACCAAATAAGGAACATGCATAATCCAAACATGGCAGAAATGTATGAGGGGTTGGTCACGGACGAAAGAGCCTTAAAGAGGAGTAGAAACTCTCTTGGAGGTGAGGGTAGTATCCGTCATCAACCTTCATCTAGCAGCGAAGagacaaatgatgaagaggttgTGCACGGTGTGAGCACTAGCCAATGAGGTGGTCGTGGTCGCGGTAATCGCAGTGGTCGTCGTGATGGTCCTAAAACTCGTTGTGGTGGTAGCACCAACAAAAGGGGTCGTGGTGGCCGCCATAGTTAGTTATGGATTTATGTTATTTGTGTGTGGTTACTTATGAATTTCGACTTATGGATATTATGACAAACTAATAGTTGTGTGTTAATTATGAATTTTATCTTATGGAATTTAGCATATGGATATTAACTatgaatttgaagttatttgtgctagttatggatttaaacttatggatattatctatgaatttgaagttatttgTGTTAGATATGGATTTAAAATTATGTATGTTTGTTTGTGACATTTTTGGTCTGAAATTTTGAGTTACAGAgtcaattacggttggtaactatttTTTGTTATGAACCGTAGCACGGACTGGAACAAGCATTTTTTACTAActtaagttacggttcgtaattcttTCACCCTAACCAACCGTAAAACATTCTGTAACCTATAACTTTGATTAAGGTTCATGTTGAGTcacagttaccaaccgtaactctgtaTATTTTGGTTTTGACAGGTTTACGGTTGGTAATCTTCCCGGCTAAAGAATCGTAACTCTGGGATTCAGTTTTCTCCAGAGTTACGGTTCGTGAGGTGCTcacagttaccaaccgtaactaaacTTTTGGCAGAAAAAAATTGTTTGCACTGACATGTCCTTGAAAATATAGCCGTTGAGACCTTCAACAACTTTATTTTCAAATAATAGATCTGTTATTGAAATGTCCTTGCACTAacaactttatttttttttgttataaatatatACTTATCCTCCTTGATAGAAGTTACACTTCCACATGAATCATATCTTACCTTAAACTAGATTATGGCTCTAAACCCTGAATTCactttggaagaagatttatgtATTTTCCGCAACTTTGTTCTATGCTATCCAAAAAGAGGGGAAGAACGACGTCGATGTGTTTTTGTGAGTACAAGTTATTTGAGAACTCTTTTTGAAAACTTTTGTTCCGAAACAGGTAACCCTAATAATCGCGATGAAATTATGTTGTATGTTCGATATGGAACTATTCGGGATAACgttaaagaatttatggcatTAGTTCGTATTATGGGTGAAATACGATTAAGGGGTGAAACTGACGCTGAAGTTTTAGAGAGCTCTATTAAAGAATGGAGGCGGTGGAAAAGATCGAATTTTCAATACTTACCTCATTTCAACATTTTTAAAGACTTCTATCGCACTCGTAGACCCGGATATTAGTATCCTTTTAGGTCGCATGAATGAATGAGTTGTAATGTCATTTATATTTGTAATGGTTTGATGGTTGTAGTGTTGGTTTAGTAACGAACATGGTTTAATGGTTTTAAATTACTTATAATTTCTTTGTATTTGGTGTCAGGGTCAGTTACGGTTAGTAACTAGattatcgagaccaaccgtaagtgcAAATGGCAGTTAAAATTTGTTTCTAAAGATAGTTATGGTTGGTAACTGTATTATCGGGACCAACCGTAAATGCAAATGGCAGATAAAATTTGTATCTGGAGCTACTTACGGTTGGTGATTGAATCTAGTTACCAACCGTACTTCACTAGTTACCATCATACGAATGTGATAACAAACTCTCCggtatagggtggttatgactaccgcGTACAACTTTCTCCATAAACCACCTTTTTGCGGCGTTCcttttaaattgaagcttgaaggggAATCGGGTCTTCTTAGTGAAAGTAGTTTGCTTCCTATTTGCCTTTGCTACCTGCACGGTACTCTTTTTTACGTGACTTCTATGttgtccactacactcgcaaaccatttgaaagacaCTTTCACTAGTGGTAACATTAAAAACTATgatacacataatcaacttgcctcGTTCTCTAGCCCAATGCTTTGCATCATCTTTTTCCTCCCATGTCTCCTCAGTTAAATAGTGAGAGCTAGAATCTTCGGTGAAAAGTTGATTTGCTAAAGGTTTTTCATCCATTAGGGGAGGTGCATCCACGATCTGGACAACAATATACCCACATTAGTCTAAACAAGGCAACAAAACGAAAACATATATAAATCTACGGTTGGACACGACACAGGAAACACAAACCGTAACAgagatacggttggtaactaaaatCATTAAGAAACCGTAACTTAACTATGGTTGATAATGGTCCCCCAGTAACAAACCGTAAATAgggtgaaatgaaaatgaaaacatacAGACAAATATACGGTTGGTAAAAAACACAGATGACAAACCGTAACTttgttacggttggtctcgatttacacattaccaaccgtaaagagtgcagtaaatactgccatgcacatgatgagttacggttggtaaccactgAAGGACATATCCAACCGTACTGGGCTTACGGTTCGTATCGAAAAATTTCTACCAACCataactggtattacgattgggtttttcCCCAAATCGAACCAATTACGGTTGGTATTAGATACTTTACTGATCGGATGTCAGCCCGTCAAATATAATTTaatttctcactcaactaaatataaatatagtacgtgataagaaagatttcgttcccacagagagacttttgttgttatcaaattttcagattcttaaataaccaaagggggggatttttgttgtatctaaataaacaaagcaataaaagtaatcaaaagcaataaaataatttgaaagcaaataatataattggaataatcaataagaggaagatattggtcacgggataatatcattcacaaacatgtattttcatcaatgactagaattgataatttaatctctcatttactaaaagtcctaggatatcttgatcgcaagagtatcccgtttatttcccgattttatcacaaacaacattaaaagatgctattgtgaaatctacctagaaagcaacctaaagcgtaaaagcacaattaagtttaactcccaaagagcaataagttctataaaataagactaatcaatgcaaacaaacgtgtaaaagcactaattcgttttaacaaaggttatgattcatatgcaattaaatagatgtatcactacaagtaataatgacactatactacttgcaatcaggaattatcactttttcgtataataaccctaatctagcaatagagatgaagactaatttAATTGATtctggactcaaccaaactagcattcaaatcatattacaatattaacaatgaaacataaacaataaagttttgagacaaaactaattcattgatttaaatatcatgtttgagaaatcaacttttatcccataaccaataattgagtttagttactcataatctttgtgttcatcataatcataatcacaaaataaattgaagaagataaaaaaataaacgaaagcaaaccctaatagAATCGCCGCTTTCCCaagttccaagtagaaaataatatGTGATAACCAAAGTTgttttaactttttctttttgtagctttttctctttccaaaattaggtcttcaaagcccaaagtccaatagcaagatgtccaccaagcccatttGTGAGGAATACCCATGTGAAAATATGTCAAAAAAATATTGCCGGAGAACTGGTGTCAGTGCAGGAAATTGGCCGGAGAAGTCgccggaaaacatctcaggtgaccagCAAAGTCCGGCTGGTCACCGGTCAAACCTAACAGTCAAACGTCAAAGTTGACGGCCGACTAACGGTCAATCACGACGAATTGAGTCAATGTCTGAGTGGtctgagtcagagtctaactcAGCAGCTGACTAGACCTGGCCAAACTGTTGCACATCCTGAGCCATCTTGCACAGGCCAAACCTGTGATGCGTAATGATGGTGCTTTACTGCAATTCAGCCAGTCATTGCAACCATCACTGCAATCCTGCAGTAGCAATTCCCAATTCATCAATTTATGCAACTGCAACTCATACTTCAGTCAAGCCATATGCCACAACTCATCACTAAACCATCACCTGCTACATAAACCATCTTAGTTGCTTATTCAAGATACAACCAAGAGCAGCTTCATCCATAGACCCTTCAATTAAACTGCAGCTCATTCCACAACCAAGTGCAACACTGTCTTGTGCACCACCAACTCAGTAAACCCAACATTCATCTAAAACAGCTTCACAAACTCCTCCACTGCACTACCAGATTCATGTCATAATCTGTAagcctaggcatacatctaaGTTCCCTCTCCATTGCTTCTAATCTTCAGGACTTCAGCAGCAGCTCAACCTTTTTTCTTTCTCAGCTCATTCATCCTGCAAAGCTAACAAATCTACATCTCCACTGAGACTGCCATTTAATTCTTCATCGCAACACAGCACCACCATTATCTTCTCTGCAGTCCTAACACCATTCTTCCCTGTAATGTCAACAATTGTGCTTCTGTAGCTTCTTTAGGCAAAAAAAATCCTGCAGTAGCAAATCACCAGCTCAAGCTCAATTGCACCACATTCCTAATATTCTACAAAACATCCAATACCACCAGTTACCAGATCCATTCACTCTCTGATCTCCTTGAGCACCAGCTTGCTTGAACCTGTCTAGAACTTCTCAAATCAACCACCATCAAACCCATTTTCTGAGAAGCTAGTACCAACCACAATCAACTTCTGCAATTCCAGCTCCTTCTTGTTCTCTTAATATGAAGTTCACCATAAGCAACATCATCTCAAGTCACCATTTGAGCCATTCCTCCACCATTATTCAGCTGCATCACAACCAACTTCACTGCCATATCAGGCCAACAACAAACCCCATTTCAGCAGAAACCCAACTTCTATTTCTCCTCAGTTTCTCAAATCACCAGCCAATATTGATTCTCTTGCAAAACACTAGGAAACAAACCACCATCTGCAGTTCAAACCCATTGTCACCTGCTCTTAGTCTTCAATTGCTTAATAACAACTCAACCTAATCATTTTTGGCTTCAATCAACAACATCCATGGTGTTCTTCCCCGATTTGATTCGAATCTTCCAACACGCATCTCAATTTTCAATATCAGTAAAACCTAACTTAATCCCCATCTTCTAATTCAACATCAGTTGAGCTACAGCTCAAAACCCCCTTCATTTTAACTCATTCGAACCCTCACTTCTACTTCATTTTTGATGGtatttttacagtggttgtagaagtggtaagaaagtggttcgttaagacttgtgaaggttgtgattttagatgtaaattttaagaataaagaaaataaagcaagtaaAAGTTGATGTAAAGATTAAATTAGAGAAACCGGGgattaggatttcaccattcaccaatattcatgtgattcaatgttaatttttatcatgcaattctagacaatattacTCCAATTTAAAAGaacttgtgattctaatcatttccttaactagattttcaaaacattaattgttaatcgcaagcatgaagtatcaaaattcctaaactaagcatacttcatcaagagaaaacacaactaattaataaaaatcatttactcaattttcattcggtgcaaataatcataaaagaattgcgtaaataattttaaataaattttaccacataattattggaagaatggcttcctccatcgtcccgaaggttgggtttagatcctcatattattcactcgctcaaaatattggttcatagctcaaaagtgtataaAAAAGGTGAAAAGAGCTAATACAGAGATTCGCAACAGTTACAAGTGTTGCAAttacactgttacagagaactatAAAGATGAACTGTCATTTTTACAGtcgcaaataagtctgcctacaaagtgtcgttgttactgtagcatgaacgacagatTTTGGTGGGTCgttgtttttcgtgttcttcacagcaccaGCAAAAAAACTCgtctctgcaactctgatttcaTGCCTCTGTGATGCTCTAAACTCCGCCCAAACTCTCCATAACCTCTCTATGCTACCCAGAgccttatttatactcaacaggtctaagaataactcctcattactccacgaaatctcccattatacggcagtgaagaaaaatgttctcgggaatattttcttccctgatttttcTTCTCATGCGTCTGCTTTATCTCAGCACACTCCTTACACGCTAAATACAACTCCAAGACGGAGTAAAACTCGTGCACGCATGGAATATTCACGTAATCTTTTTAACAGAACCCCATGAAACTCTCATGCTCTGTTTTCTCCAATCCACGTAACCATCCCACTTTTCTCGATTCCAACTCATATACCAGCCCTGTTTAATCGAAACAGGGTATATCCAATCCACATATCCCATTAAATCGGCCAAAGCTTATTGAAATTTAATGCTGAAAATCTGACCAAATATCCCGTGAATATCACACTCCCTGTCTTGCTTCGAATGGATTATCCAGCTAATTTTATTTGTATCCAAAGCCCATACCATGCCTGTTTCACTCATAGGAATAAACCCAATTAATCtgagccattgagtctcactcTTTCACGCCCAAAAATCCGATCAAAAATCTTCctttgttgctgccatttttcccgccaaaaatcagttttgaaaggtataagatggttagcccttatccaaaatatgggcgcctttaacagctggggcgactggggtgcccttatccaaaatgagggtgcctttaacacttttttctggggtgcctttagtaattttatctgggggtccaaatagcacttttcgagcaactttttccgcacaaatgtatttctccaaaaacacctatccaaacacaacaacaccataattagtacaaaatcgagcactaacaatacagaacattgaggacaattcagacacaaaaatgtgtttatgaaTTTTCAACTTCAGCAACCTAATTCCCATCTTCACATCTTCTCCGTCTAACTCAACTCTGAGTTTCAATTTCTTAATCAACCCCAGACGAGATGCAGATCCAATTTCACCGATTTCAAACCAAACCCAACCTTCCTTGGTTTATTATAATCAATCATCTTCTGCAATTCGAGCACCTAATTGGTGAATCAAATCCATAACAGCAGCATCAATTTCTTCTCTTGATTTCAACAGAGTAGCCGCTGCTTTTAGTTTCaggtgaatgaatgaatgaatgagaggcAGACTCCTCTCGATTTTAGGGTATAGGCATTAGGGTTGGACGACTACACCCCAGAAATAAGGAACACCCCAGTTGGGTGCTAATAGCGCATGCATTTTCTGGATAAGGGATACCCAAATTGGCATCCCCTTAATCCTCAGCTGGCCTGTCTTTAGTGTTCTTCCAAATAGAGTTACCCCTTAACCTTGGCTTGGCTCCAGATAATGTTCGTCCACGAAATGACAATTTTATCCTTTTTTGCTCAAATGGCTCATTTCTCCTTCTTTCGCTTCAaacgactccattgcacctaaaacactcaaaagtaaacataagatacataattcataaagacaataggaaagaaagcataaatactagatataaaattaggtgtttacaacacctatcaaattccccacacttggactttgatagtcctcgagcaaatcaaacaaaaaaaattctaaaacatacatacaactccgtgtcatgagggtttactagagatatacccacaaaacctaaatTTCCAACTTAATAGTTCTCCGTAACGATagtatccaacgcgctaagaagacatagaaattctgcacactagtcataagaagttagacacatatatgaacacaatctcatccttaaaagttgagagagaattaaccatcccttatcgaaagaaattcggattcggagtgatcgaaagtctcgactctgcctcacaagaaagggttttatgaagtttctctcaataataaatagctctttatgggtcacacatgtgtcgaggtaggaatgaagagagaatcttgcgacaccttgaatggtaggaaggaaaaaaccctccgaattgttttaaaAACCcatatcttttattcattttgaaaaccctttttctgacgatatctaagaaaggaaatcaaccactttacgaaggtgggaatatgcttacttacctcgttatccgttcggcgtggagttagcaccactctcacagcatccatagaaacgtcttcggtcttcaattggtgtcttcatcttcgtcttcggtcttcaaatcttgatgatgaaatcttgaacttcgtagaatcttgacaatgtgattctttcctataattccttgttgcttgaaacctcattacgggtatttcttcttccattggctttattgaatgaatagaaaaccaaaaacaaactaaacaaaccaaaatatgatgcaatgattttttttaatgcaagataaagtaaatacaaataaaaataaacaaaatacgaaaactaataatgaacctaataaaatttttctcttgtcttgtctttttttttctttttctttttggcaagggacctagcataatgatgaccatgtcccaagtttttttttttgacaagagaaaataatacaaatacaaaataaaataaaatacaaaggccacggtgtaagtactttactgctcgattcttcacaacttgtatgtctcgatatcataaacttcttgaattcccatcttgataatattcgctcttgtacaatagtcttcaacatgtaaaaattctgctccttgtcttgttgctatacttaaatctgaaatcttctcatttctgtactgttgcttgtaaaccttaaacgtcttcaactttccttcgaacttgtgatgctcctcttgttgatgatgatggtgtttctatggacctgttggtgtagagagagataaagtggatggtgctaactgcgaacaagattacaagtggtatgtaagttagcaattcgatgtcacatgattgataaaatatcactcaagagatcaaaatagtgcttctattggtgggaggttgggcatCTCACCATTCTGCCCGGAATTATCctgcggtgacacacactctaaaagcacatattagaTATGAAGGTCGATGCCTCTCATGaggtaacatgggtagtctccactataggggatcacaaatctaataccgaattcagtctacacctcattttccactgggatagttaaatccaactttaactctcatacaagtaagaaacccgatcatgttctctgtcatctctaagttcagtcactcttatgagaatctcgatgtaatcttagcgacatgtatactatgtgactctaaactaaccacaagttggagggttcttattcactattttacacaaaagtcgaaattttttgaaaattttacaatgttaagccactcccccacacttaaactttatattgtcctcaatgtaaattgagtcatccaaagtaagtcaaggtggagaattctaacatgataatgacaagaaatcataaaaaaaaaatataagacaagaaaaagc
This DNA window, taken from Papaver somniferum cultivar HN1 chromosome 3, ASM357369v1, whole genome shotgun sequence, encodes the following:
- the LOC113360007 gene encoding protein MAINTENANCE OF MERISTEMS-like; translated protein: MKNKFEIKLREQPVAESGVELEGVKHNDQEEVGVETNREGNENEIVEEETNNDEDEEESKETDDDDHTRRGKLLKRQRGKYWPLSKECASLRNLVVSTGLGPGILHLQSGYDSVVVSAFRERYWVETDTFHLPFEDMTITPDDVNQITDLEVEGKSVFEGFDNNMSWTDLYILVQETLGWGKDETEMEFQLAGGYDPVEPHKPKIIKKLLLKNLRNKFEGTSAKERASQVMDETTVRRTSIAYLLYSLGTVFFPDNSGNRVNVHYLQMLKNLDNIKNYSWATSTFAYLLDIPRKASRVGATEIAGNIALLMAWVYDHFPSLRPPTEWEEHDYGPTGKKFKFTGRQLRNKEEKLIQMRKKIDVFTVEDVIFDLI